Within the Burkholderia ubonensis genome, the region CAGAGCGTGCGCGACGCGATCTCGCTGACCGGCATCGATCCGCGCCGGATCGTGCTCGAGATCACCGAGAGCCTGCTGATGCACGATCCGGTGCGCGCGAAAGGGCTGCTCGAGGAGCTCACCGAACTCGGCATCCGCTTCGCGATCGACGATTTCGGCACCGGCTATTCGAGCCTCGCCTACCTGCAGCGCTTCCCGCTCGCGAAGCTGAAGATCGACCGCAGCTTCGTCGAGAACCTGTTGACGTCGCGCAACGATCGCGCGATCGTGTCGGCCGTCGTCGGCCTCGCGCAGACGCTCGATCTCGAACTCGTCGCCGAAGGCGTCGAGACCGAGGCGCAGCGCGAACTGCTGACCGAGATGGGCTGCAACCATATCCAGGGCTGGCTCGTCTGCCAGGCGCTGCCGTCCGAGGAACTGGCGCAGCGCTTCGAGGCGCAGCAGCTCCGCCTGCACGAGGAGGCGGCCTGACGCGCCGCCCACGCGAACCGAACAGATCCGTATGTCAATCACCGAACACCTGCCCCGGACAACGCCGCTCGACAAGCTGTGGGACCGGATGAACGAACGGGGCGACTTCCCGCTGCTGTCGGAATCGCTGCGCGCGACGATGGCCGCGATGAAGAACGACGATCTCGACTTCACCGCGCTCGTGCGCGTCGTGCTGTCCGACTTCGCCCTGACGCAGAAAGTGCTGCGGCTCGCCAACTCCGCGATGTACATGGCGTTCGGCGGCAACATCACGACCGTGACCCGCGCGCTGATGGTGCTCGGCATGGACGCGGTCGGCCACCTCGTCGTCGGCCTGAAGCTCGTCGATCACTTCCACCAGAGCACGTCGCGCCGCATCGACGCGAAGCTCGAACTGAACCGCGCGCTGCTGTCGGGCTGCGTCGCCCGCAAGCTGACCGAGCATGTGGACCTGCGCGCCGGCGAGGAAGCGGTCGTCTGCACGCTGATGCGCCAGGTCGGCAAGCTGCTGGTCGTCTGCTACCTCGACAGCGAATGGGACCGGATCCGCCGGCGCGCCGCCGAGCTGCACGGCGACGAGGCCGCGGCCTGCGTCGACGTGCTCGGCGTCGGCTTCGACGAGATCGGCCTCGAGGCGGCGGCCCGCTGGCGGCTGCCCGACGTGATCCGCGCCGGGATGGCCAATGGCGACGACGACGTCGAGCCCGACGAGATGGACGACGACGCCGACGACCTCGACGACGAGCGCCGGTTCGCGCCGGACACGCGCGCCGACGAAGGCGAGGAGCGCGTGCGCTGGCTGCGCGCGGTGAGCCGCTGCTCGACCGACGTCGCGAGTGCGCTGGCGATGCCGGCAAGCCCGCAGCGCGACGCGCGCATCGCGTCGCTCGCGCAGCACTACGGCGCGGTGCTCGACACGGGTCCGGACGCGCTCGTCGAGATCGCCGACCGGCTGGTGCGCGAAGAGGCGAGCGATACCGTGATGCGCGAGATCGTCGAGCTGCGCGCGAACGCGGATGCGATCGCGCGTGCGCAGGGCGAGCCCGAGGCCTGCCTCGAGGCGGGTCTCCTGGACTTGCGCGCGCTGCCGTCCGAACACGTGCTGACGCCGGTGCTCGCGCTCGCGTCGGAAAGCCTGCTCGCGGGGCTCGCGTTCACCCGCACGGTGATGTTTGTGCGGCACGACGACGGCACGTTCGCCGCGCGCCTCGGCTTCGGCGCCGGCGTCGACGCGGCGCTCGACAAGCTGCGCTTCGACGAGCGCTTCGAGCCGGACGTGTTCCACCTCGCGATCACCAATTCCGTCGGCATCTTCATCGAGCAGGCGCGCGAGCCGAAGATGATGAAGCGCTTGCCGGCGTGGTATCTGGATGCGTTCGACGACGCGCACGCGTTCGTGCTGCTGCCGGTGCGCGTCGGCGCGGGTTCGGTCGCGCTGCTGTATGGCGACTGGGCGGGCGCGCAGCCGGCGCGGAAGATCACGCAGCAGGAAATGGCCGTGCTGAACGAGATGGCGCGGGAGCTGGGGCGGTTCTTCAAGCATTGAGCGGCCCGGCGCGCCGGCACCGAAAGCCCCTCCCCCAAAAGCAAACCGGCCGCATGAGCGGCCGGTATGCTTTGTGCGACGGATCGGACCGCGCGCTTACTTCAGCGTCACCGGCACGCTGAAGTACTTCTTCGCGAGGTTGTCGATCGTGCCGTCCGCCTTCAGGTCCTTGAGCGCCTGGTCGAGCGCGGTCTTCAGCGCCGCGTCGTTCTTGCGCAGGCCGAAGCCGACGCCCGTGCCGAGGATCTCGGCGTCGCTGACCGTGCCGCCCGCGAACGCGAAGCCCGCGCCCTGCGGCTTCGACAGGAAGCCCTTCGCGCCCGCTTCGGAATCCTGGAACGCCGCGTCGAGGCGGCCCGACTTCAGGTCCGCATACGCGAGATCCTGCGTCTGGTACGGCACGACGTCGACGCCGGCCGGCGCCCACTTCTTCTTCGCGTACGATTCCTGGATCGTGCCCTGCAGCACGCCGACGCGCTTGCCCTTCAGCGACTGCGGAGTCGGCTGCAGGCCGCTGCCCGCCTTCGCGATCAGCTGGTTCGGGATCGTGTAGATCGGATCGGTGAACGCGATCGCGTGCTTGCGCTGCTCGGTGATCGTCATGTCCGAGTTGATCGCGTCGAACTTGCGCGCCTGCAGCGCCGGGATCAGGCCGTCGAAGTCGTTCTCGACCCACACGCACTTCGCCTTCAGCTTCGCGCACACCGCGTTGCCGATATCGATGTCGAAGCCGGTCAGCTTGCCGTCGGGCGTCTTGTATTCGAACGGCGCATACGATGCCTCGACGCCGAAGCGGATCTCCTTCAGATCCGCCGCAAACGCGCTGCCTGCCGCCACGGCCACCGCCGTCACCACCGCGTGCGCGGCCACTTTTCGCCAATCCAACTTCATCAGGTGTTCTCCTCGATACTTGAATGTTCCGGAACCACGGCGCATGCATCATGGCAGCGCCGGACCACTACCACCATCCCGATGCCGCGCGTTGATGCGGCGCAACAGCCGCAAGGCCGCGATTGTACCAATCCGCGCCGCCCGCGACGGCAAAGCGGCGGCGGCCGCGCGGCGCCGGCGAACGCGCAAGACGATGTCGCTGTCGCGCAAGCGCGACACGCGGACGCCGCCGTCGGTCACACGAGCGCAGCGAGCGTCTCGCGCGTGGTGTCGACGACGAGCAGGCCCGCGCGCAGGCCCGGCTTCACCGACGGGTTCGGAAACACGATCCGCTCCTCGTCGTGCCGCACCGTGTAGCGGTACGCGCCGTCCTGCGCGAGCACCGTGCCGCGCGGAAACGGCGTGAAGTTCGCGACGTCGGCAGCAACGAACAGCTCGAGCGCGTCGCTCTGCTTCGTGATCTGGTCGATCACCGTGAACACGCGCGGCAGCGGCGCGTCGCCGCGGGCAGCGCCGGCGTCACCCTTGTCACCCACATCGCCGGCCGCGCGCGACACGAGCTGGCGTACCGCGCGGTCGGCGGCCGCGAAGCGCGTCAGGTCGTTCTGGCCGAACGGCCGCACCTTGCCGAGCTCCAGCGTGCACGCGAGCGCGCCGCAATGCTCGGCCGTGAAATGCGAATACGTATGGCCCTTCGCGGTATGCAGCAGCACCGCCGCGATGCGCGCATCGCCGAGCCATTCGATCATCGCGCGCGACGGCGGCGTGCCCGTATGCGGCAGCAGCGCGAACTGCTCGAACACCGACGCGCGGATCGCCGTGTGCATGTCGACGTGCCAGCGCGCGCCGGGGGTGTCCGGCGCAGCGGCGAAGAACGCCGCGGCGGCCGCCTCGAGCTGCGCGGCGCGCGGCGCCTCGCGACTGTCCGGCACCTGCGCGTGGCGCCCGCTGAACAGGCGGTTCAGGTCGTCGTCGAGATAGCGCCCGCCCGCGCGCATCGCCGGCGAATTGCCGAACACGACGAGCAGCCGGCACGCGAGCGGCAGCGTGCCGGCCGCGACGTCGCGCACCAGCATCGACAGCAGCTCGATCGGCGCGGTCTCGTCGCCGTGCACGCCGGCCGATACCAGCACGCTGCGGCTCGATGCCACGTCTGCCACGTCCGCCGCGCCCGGCTCGAGCGCGAGCAGCCCCTCGCCCTGCCACTGCCAGCGCACCGCGCCGCCGGCGCAGACGCCGTCGCGCACGGCCGGCGCGTCGCCGGCCAGCGTGAACGCGAGGAAGTCGTCGAGCCAGGCCGCGTCGCGCATGCGGGCCTCAGCGCTGGAAGTCATACAGCGACCCGACGCGCAGGATCTGCGTCAGTTCGTCGAGCGCGGTGCGCGACTCGTCGAGCAGCGCCGGGTCGGCCAGGTCGTCCGGCGCGAGGCGGTCGCGGTAGTGCTTCTCGATCCACGCGTCGAGCGACGCGAACAGCGTGTCGTTGATCCACACGTTCGACGTGACGGCCGCGCGCTCCGCGTCGTTCAGCACGACGCGCAGGCGCAGGCACGCCGGGCCGCCGCCGTTCTTCATGCTCTCGCGCAGGTCGAACACCAGCACGTCGCGAATCGGGCCGTGGCCGGCCGCGAGGCTGTCGAGGTAGGCGGCGACGTTCGCGTTCTCGCGGCATTCCTGCGGCACGACGAGCACCTGCGAGCCGTCGGCGCGCGACAGCAGCTGGCTGTTGAACAGATACGACGTCACCGCATCGGACACGCTCACCGCCGCATCCGGCACCTCGATCACGTTCAGGTGCGCGCCGCGCGCGTCGAGCGCCGCCGTCAGCGTGTCGTAGACCGCCTGCTTGTTGACGAACGCGCGTTCGTGCGTGAACAGCGTGTCGCGGTTGCCGACCGAGATCACGTCGTTGTGGAACACGCCCGCGTCGATCACGTCCGGGTCCTGCTGCGCGTAGACCGTCGCGTCCTCGCGCAGCCCGTGGCGATGCGCGACCGCGCGGCTCGCCTCGAAGGTCTGGCGCGCCGGGAAGCGCTTCGGCTCCGGCCCGCGGCGGTATTCCGAGCGGCCGTACACGAAGAACTCGACGCCCGGCTGGCCGTACTGCGCGCAAAAGCGCGTGTGGTTCGCCGCGCCTTCGTCGCCGAGCGCCGGCGTGCCGGTCAGCGCTTCATGCACGACGAAGCGCGTCGGATCGGCGAACAGCGTCGACAGCGTGCGGCGCGTCGACTCGTGCTCGATCGCGCGGTGCAGCTTGCTGCACAGGTTCGCCGGCGTGAAGTGCACGCGGCCGTCGCCGGTATCGGCCGACGGGCTCACCGTCGCCGCGTTCGCGGTCCACATCGCCGACGCGGAGCTCGCCGCGGCGAGCAGCTCGGGCGCCTGCTTCGCGGCCTTCGCGATCACGTCCGCGTCCTTGCCGGAGAAGCCGAGCTCGCGCAGCAGGCGCAGCGACGGGCGCTCCTGCGGCGGCAGCACGCCCTGCGCGA harbors:
- a CDS encoding ABC transporter substrate-binding protein yields the protein MKLDWRKVAAHAVVTAVAVAAGSAFAADLKEIRFGVEASYAPFEYKTPDGKLTGFDIDIGNAVCAKLKAKCVWVENDFDGLIPALQARKFDAINSDMTITEQRKHAIAFTDPIYTIPNQLIAKAGSGLQPTPQSLKGKRVGVLQGTIQESYAKKKWAPAGVDVVPYQTQDLAYADLKSGRLDAAFQDSEAGAKGFLSKPQGAGFAFAGGTVSDAEILGTGVGFGLRKNDAALKTALDQALKDLKADGTIDNLAKKYFSVPVTLK
- a CDS encoding HDOD domain-containing protein produces the protein MSITEHLPRTTPLDKLWDRMNERGDFPLLSESLRATMAAMKNDDLDFTALVRVVLSDFALTQKVLRLANSAMYMAFGGNITTVTRALMVLGMDAVGHLVVGLKLVDHFHQSTSRRIDAKLELNRALLSGCVARKLTEHVDLRAGEEAVVCTLMRQVGKLLVVCYLDSEWDRIRRRAAELHGDEAAACVDVLGVGFDEIGLEAAARWRLPDVIRAGMANGDDDVEPDEMDDDADDLDDERRFAPDTRADEGEERVRWLRAVSRCSTDVASALAMPASPQRDARIASLAQHYGAVLDTGPDALVEIADRLVREEASDTVMREIVELRANADAIARAQGEPEACLEAGLLDLRALPSEHVLTPVLALASESLLAGLAFTRTVMFVRHDDGTFAARLGFGAGVDAALDKLRFDERFEPDVFHLAITNSVGIFIEQAREPKMMKRLPAWYLDAFDDAHAFVLLPVRVGAGSVALLYGDWAGAQPARKITQQEMAVLNEMARELGRFFKH
- the astE gene encoding succinylglutamate desuccinylase, with amino-acid sequence MRDAAWLDDFLAFTLAGDAPAVRDGVCAGGAVRWQWQGEGLLALEPGAADVADVASSRSVLVSAGVHGDETAPIELLSMLVRDVAAGTLPLACRLLVVFGNSPAMRAGGRYLDDDLNRLFSGRHAQVPDSREAPRAAQLEAAAAAFFAAAPDTPGARWHVDMHTAIRASVFEQFALLPHTGTPPSRAMIEWLGDARIAAVLLHTAKGHTYSHFTAEHCGALACTLELGKVRPFGQNDLTRFAAADRAVRQLVSRAAGDVGDKGDAGAARGDAPLPRVFTVIDQITKQSDALELFVAADVANFTPFPRGTVLAQDGAYRYTVRHDEERIVFPNPSVKPGLRAGLLVVDTTRETLAALV
- the astB gene encoding N-succinylarginine dihydrolase — protein: MNAQEANFDGLVGPTHNYAGLSFGNVASLNNEKSAANPKAAAKQGLRKMKQLADLGFAQGVLPPQERPSLRLLRELGFSGKDADVIAKAAKQAPELLAAASSASAMWTANAATVSPSADTGDGRVHFTPANLCSKLHRAIEHESTRRTLSTLFADPTRFVVHEALTGTPALGDEGAANHTRFCAQYGQPGVEFFVYGRSEYRRGPEPKRFPARQTFEASRAVAHRHGLREDATVYAQQDPDVIDAGVFHNDVISVGNRDTLFTHERAFVNKQAVYDTLTAALDARGAHLNVIEVPDAAVSVSDAVTSYLFNSQLLSRADGSQVLVVPQECRENANVAAYLDSLAAGHGPIRDVLVFDLRESMKNGGGPACLRLRVVLNDAERAAVTSNVWINDTLFASLDAWIEKHYRDRLAPDDLADPALLDESRTALDELTQILRVGSLYDFQR